One Paenibacillus crassostreae DNA segment encodes these proteins:
- a CDS encoding ABC transporter ATP-binding protein: MSLFEEGLHLVKKTIIQARNLCKTYSTGSEQFHAIRNLDLEIYAGDFTVIMGNSGSGKSTLLYLLSGLDSVTVGEVYFRGQRIDSYNEKLMAEFRANRIGYIYQSINLVPDLTLYENIALPGYIAGQPKKQVKRTVLSLMKDMEIDGQQHRLPSQTSGGQQQRAAIARALINAPDVIFADEPTGSLNYDQGVAVLDILTDMNRKGQSVVMVTHDIQAACRADRLILIKDGKIADILEFDKFKHFHTQQDREAIIFSYVTGKE, translated from the coding sequence ATGAGCTTATTTGAGGAGGGTTTACACTTAGTGAAAAAAACGATTATTCAAGCAAGGAATCTTTGCAAAACCTATTCCACGGGTAGCGAACAATTTCATGCTATTAGAAATCTGGATCTTGAGATATATGCTGGGGATTTCACAGTTATTATGGGGAATTCAGGTTCAGGTAAATCCACACTACTATACCTTCTAAGTGGACTTGATTCCGTAACGGTTGGTGAGGTTTACTTTCGAGGACAACGAATTGACAGCTACAACGAGAAGCTAATGGCAGAGTTTAGGGCGAATAGAATCGGATATATTTATCAAAGTATTAATCTGGTACCTGATCTTACTCTATATGAGAATATTGCATTACCCGGGTACATTGCCGGGCAGCCGAAGAAGCAAGTGAAGAGAACAGTTCTCTCACTGATGAAGGACATGGAAATTGATGGGCAGCAGCATCGTTTACCTTCCCAGACCTCTGGTGGACAACAACAAAGGGCAGCAATAGCCAGAGCGTTGATCAATGCACCAGATGTTATATTTGCGGATGAGCCGACAGGAAGCTTGAATTATGATCAAGGTGTAGCTGTCCTGGATATTTTAACGGATATGAATCGTAAAGGGCAGTCCGTGGTTATGGTAACCCATGATATTCAAGCGGCTTGTAGAGCTGATCGTCTCATATTGATAAAAGATGGGAAAATAGCAGATATTCTAGAGTTTGATAAATTTAAACATTTCCATACCCAACAAGATAGAGAAGCGATCATATTCTCTTACGTTACAGGAAAGGAGTAG
- a CDS encoding metallophosphoesterase family protein, translating to MNPFRFIHVADLHLDSKFIGMKGLSDHIRQHLRESTFNALRQLIEIAIVEKVDFIVVSGDVYDAADSSLRAHLAIQAAFEELGRHGIHIYVIHGNHDPLDGPRLQIRNDDHVHVFGPEVESVIARRRLDQQEVAVVSGISYPTSKVTENMALKFHRDEKLSLFHIGILHANVDGDLIHETYSPCTRKELEASGYDYWALGHIHMRRVIQEYPHIVYAGNIQGRSVKEIGPKGCYVVDVSEVASVQLTFHELDQVRWLIEKISIDGIHDIDEWRMRVEEQVESIRSQLPDRMSIVRWIITGRSSIHRELESGHIAEELEQELRRREIVRAEKDQFGGLVWSESMSLQSGIEIDRAELILEDHFLGELLRLADKIEADTDLSKELLDKALSPLMNNREIRLLVNESTAEEKQEWLERAGELGAVLLLNEIGEGGRSV from the coding sequence ATGAATCCTTTTCGGTTCATCCACGTCGCTGATTTACATCTGGATAGTAAGTTTATTGGCATGAAGGGATTGTCAGATCACATTCGTCAACATTTAAGAGAATCGACATTTAATGCGTTACGTCAATTAATAGAAATTGCGATTGTTGAAAAAGTGGACTTCATTGTCGTTAGTGGTGATGTTTATGATGCAGCAGATAGTTCCTTGAGAGCTCATTTAGCCATACAAGCAGCTTTTGAGGAACTGGGTAGGCATGGTATTCATATTTATGTTATCCATGGAAACCACGACCCTCTAGATGGTCCTAGGTTACAAATCAGAAATGATGACCATGTGCATGTATTTGGACCTGAAGTAGAAAGTGTGATTGCTAGACGACGTCTTGATCAACAGGAGGTCGCAGTTGTGAGTGGGATTTCTTATCCTACTTCAAAAGTGACTGAGAATATGGCTTTGAAATTTCATCGAGATGAAAAGTTATCGCTGTTCCATATTGGGATACTTCATGCCAATGTGGATGGCGATCTTATTCATGAGACGTATTCACCTTGTACTCGTAAAGAGTTGGAAGCCTCGGGGTATGATTATTGGGCACTAGGACATATACATATGCGGCGTGTGATTCAGGAGTATCCTCACATCGTGTACGCTGGAAATATCCAAGGTAGAAGTGTGAAAGAAATCGGTCCTAAGGGATGTTATGTCGTGGACGTATCTGAAGTTGCTTCTGTGCAACTGACCTTTCATGAGTTGGACCAAGTTCGCTGGTTGATAGAGAAAATATCAATAGATGGTATTCATGATATTGATGAATGGCGGATGCGGGTCGAAGAGCAGGTAGAGAGTATCCGTAGTCAGCTTCCAGATCGTATGAGTATCGTACGATGGATTATTACGGGTCGGAGTTCTATTCATCGTGAACTTGAAAGTGGCCATATCGCAGAAGAATTAGAACAAGAATTGAGACGTAGAGAAATCGTTAGAGCAGAAAAGGATCAATTCGGAGGATTGGTCTGGAGCGAAAGCATGTCACTTCAATCGGGAATTGAGATTGATCGTGCTGAGCTAATTCTTGAAGATCATTTTCTAGGCGAATTACTACGGCTAGCAGATAAAATAGAGGCAGATACTGATCTGTCTAAGGAACTGCTAGATAAAGCACTGTCTCCTCTCATGAATAATCGAGAAATCAGATTACTCGTTAATGAGTCTACCGCGGAGGAAAAACAGGAATGGTTAGAACGTGCGGGTGAGCTTGGTGCCGTGTTACTCCTTAACGAAATTGGTGAGGGAGGTAGGAGTGTATGA
- a CDS encoding ABC transporter permease, translating into MNAVYSLCLANIRKKKLHNGLIALLILLSTLLLATSVTVILNTTNLFTDMHNKTHGPHEMLSLGDELHDPQKVHQWWNEQAEVTITELIPFRTLAGIKNQEQKHSAKLSSLTLYMMDTPTRPYAVDELIFAQGNEGLVPEKGTIWIPSAIAYLYEISVGDTLGFTTGEEKFELKVSAIIVDIPYGGPFPSGARIWMNHQDYTEQLQAMQGKDQYMIGLRFDDYSQSSSYWEQFEQDMGTPYLESKMNFGEMTAFYLIMNKIIGFIMVFLGVVMMLVALFTIGFTISDDILSNYKTIGVIKALGLSSRRMIGIYISQYALLAMISIIPGLIVSHWISKVIVESTLSSLKTGTSQTSLEGDLIAVVVGIFVFILVIMCVLFYSNKARIVKPMQAIRYGMSESDNSTMTKRFMGKENHGISFERTPLLLVIGIRNILKNRKASLLMILLAIIMSAVLVLGFVLLYSISSIKQTSPLWGYDSSDIALNVVNKSVFSRAEVDQELLSDPRIKNIGWMGYINGILSSEKSLNSDRSSAQPINLNLFVMEGSYDETGYTTLRGMNPRNKNEIAIGIKVAEHLDKEVGDVVEAYIEGYKHKLVITGIYQSIANQSISARVTVDVVRVNHLDYNNFELAFINLQDHRDSDRLINEMNVKYKDSASAVSMDTLLDATFKQAVASLILPMTIMGLLFTGVTMIIIYSISRINIRKESKTYGIYKSIGLTSTKIRWSVTLGIVFLSTIGSAVGIFIGVYFLPMILGSILSDYGIAKLPLILHWGGIIGLACVTVISAGIGSWASSRVVARTSPQILVVD; encoded by the coding sequence ATGAATGCAGTTTACTCTCTTTGCCTAGCGAATATAAGAAAGAAAAAGTTACATAATGGGTTAATTGCCTTACTCATACTCTTATCAACATTATTACTTGCTACATCGGTTACTGTTATTTTAAATACAACAAATTTATTTACTGATATGCACAATAAAACACATGGTCCTCATGAGATGTTGTCCTTAGGAGACGAACTACACGACCCGCAAAAAGTACATCAATGGTGGAATGAACAAGCAGAGGTTACAATAACAGAATTGATCCCATTTAGAACATTAGCCGGAATCAAGAATCAAGAGCAAAAGCATTCTGCAAAACTTTCAAGTCTAACTTTATATATGATGGATACGCCAACGCGTCCTTATGCAGTGGATGAGCTGATATTTGCACAAGGGAATGAGGGGTTAGTGCCAGAGAAGGGGACGATATGGATTCCCTCTGCCATTGCCTATTTATATGAAATATCAGTAGGAGATACACTTGGATTTACTACAGGTGAAGAGAAGTTTGAATTGAAAGTATCCGCTATTATTGTGGATATTCCTTATGGAGGACCCTTCCCCTCAGGTGCACGAATATGGATGAACCATCAGGATTACACTGAACAACTTCAGGCCATGCAGGGAAAAGATCAGTACATGATAGGACTTAGATTCGATGATTACAGTCAGAGTTCAAGCTATTGGGAACAATTTGAGCAAGACATGGGCACTCCTTATCTTGAATCAAAAATGAATTTTGGGGAAATGACTGCCTTTTATCTTATTATGAATAAAATCATTGGATTTATTATGGTTTTTCTAGGTGTCGTGATGATGCTTGTGGCTTTATTTACGATTGGATTTACGATTTCAGATGATATTTTATCTAATTATAAAACGATTGGAGTAATCAAAGCACTAGGGTTATCCTCAAGAAGAATGATTGGCATTTATATATCACAATATGCATTGCTGGCAATGATTTCGATTATTCCCGGATTAATAGTTAGTCATTGGATATCGAAAGTAATCGTAGAAAGTACATTATCGTCTTTGAAGACAGGAACCAGTCAAACTAGTCTGGAAGGGGATCTAATAGCCGTTGTTGTTGGTATATTTGTATTTATTCTCGTCATAATGTGTGTGTTGTTCTATTCCAACAAAGCGCGAATTGTAAAGCCAATGCAAGCGATACGATATGGCATGTCTGAAAGTGACAATAGCACAATGACTAAACGATTCATGGGTAAAGAAAATCATGGAATTTCTTTTGAAAGAACACCACTTCTTCTCGTTATTGGGATAAGAAATATATTGAAGAATAGGAAGGCTTCCCTTCTGATGATACTTCTAGCCATCATTATGTCAGCTGTACTTGTGCTTGGGTTCGTTCTATTATATAGCATCAGCTCCATAAAGCAGACATCTCCATTATGGGGATATGATTCATCAGACATTGCATTAAATGTAGTTAACAAATCAGTTTTCTCCCGGGCAGAGGTTGATCAAGAGTTATTGTCGGACCCGAGAATTAAAAATATCGGTTGGATGGGGTATATTAATGGAATTCTCTCCTCAGAAAAGAGCCTAAACTCTGATCGATCATCTGCGCAACCTATTAATCTTAATCTATTTGTGATGGAAGGAAGTTATGATGAGACGGGATACACTACATTAAGAGGAATGAATCCCCGAAATAAAAATGAAATTGCGATAGGAATTAAGGTAGCTGAACATTTGGATAAAGAGGTCGGGGATGTTGTTGAAGCTTATATCGAAGGGTATAAACACAAGCTTGTGATTACTGGGATCTACCAATCCATTGCTAATCAGTCTATTTCAGCAAGAGTTACAGTGGATGTAGTGAGAGTGAATCATCTTGATTATAATAATTTCGAGTTGGCCTTTATTAATTTGCAAGATCATCGAGATTCTGATCGTCTAATAAATGAAATGAATGTGAAATATAAGGACTCCGCATCAGCTGTATCGATGGATACATTATTAGATGCCACATTTAAACAAGCTGTTGCCTCTTTAATTCTGCCCATGACGATCATGGGACTATTATTCACTGGGGTCACCATGATCATCATATACAGTATTAGTCGTATTAACATTAGAAAAGAAAGCAAAACTTACGGTATATATAAATCCATAGGACTGACCTCAACTAAAATTAGATGGTCAGTAACGTTAGGGATTGTATTTCTTTCTACGATCGGATCTGCAGTAGGCATATTTATAGGAGTGTATTTTCTACCGATGATTCTTGGTAGTATACTCTCTGATTACGGTATTGCTAAATTACCTTTAATTCTGCATTGGGGAGGGATCATTGGTTTGGCTTGTGTGACTGTTATATCAGCAGGGATTGGATCTTGGGCTTCCTCAAGAGTTGTGGCTAGAACATCTCCACAGATCCTGGTGGTTGATTAA
- a CDS encoding response regulator transcription factor: protein MNQHRKILIIEDEQDIARIIKDYLIKNGYEATIANNGQDALHVIDILNPEFIILDIMLPDIDGVELCRQIREKNNVPILILSARGSDTDKVLGLGFGADDYMTKPFSLSELLARIKSNLRRVDSMLNMVVKQADNEDILHIGKITIDKQGYKVTKEEKDISLSAKELELLFFLSKHKNQVFSKSQLLDAVWGYSTYGDESTITVYIRRIREKLEDDPSNPLYIKTVWGIGYKFSFDE from the coding sequence ATGAATCAACATCGCAAGATTCTTATTATCGAAGATGAACAAGATATAGCACGTATTATTAAGGACTATTTAATCAAGAACGGATATGAAGCTACTATTGCAAACAATGGTCAAGATGCATTACATGTCATTGATATATTGAATCCAGAGTTCATCATTCTAGATATTATGTTGCCTGATATAGACGGGGTTGAACTCTGTCGACAAATTCGCGAGAAGAATAATGTTCCCATTCTTATCTTAAGTGCACGAGGTAGTGACACAGATAAAGTTCTTGGACTTGGTTTTGGTGCAGATGATTATATGACAAAGCCATTTTCATTAAGTGAATTATTAGCAAGAATTAAATCTAACCTACGAAGAGTGGATAGCATGTTAAACATGGTGGTAAAACAAGCAGATAATGAGGATATTCTTCATATTGGAAAGATAACGATTGATAAACAAGGATATAAAGTGACGAAAGAAGAGAAAGATATTTCACTTTCTGCGAAAGAACTTGAACTACTATTTTTTCTATCCAAGCATAAGAACCAAGTGTTCTCTAAAAGTCAGTTGTTGGATGCTGTATGGGGATACAGTACTTATGGTGATGAGAGTACGATCACCGTGTATATTCGAAGAATACGAGAGAAGTTGGAAGATGATCCGTCGAATCCCCTGTATATTAAGACAGTCTGGGGGATTGGATACAAATTTAGCTTCGATGAATGA
- a CDS encoding sensor histidine kinase, whose amino-acid sequence MSDWIKKWYKIGIVCLLIILGCGAGLLWDNYKSEREVDSHIVINQVRLKVSDMMLYLERYNQEIDDDPEIQDTLQTMSEEHEVSLLYAKLDGRIIFNSSSNNTIRQVDLTTALHYDLYHARVEKDTYNIAFPVVDEVTHVQVGNAIFAIPARTIFIERTHALPLSLFIIMTSMLLIFCCLIFLLRKKIKRDIIHPIQHLKDYSEAILRGDYGQKASYKTMDEMGEVYTVFDQMRLEIMYLSLRRDEQEQAQKELISNISHEIKTPLTTLKAYIEAIREGVCSDMPAVMEYVEVMHNNTEKMTRLTEDLLLHALKELGQISVTLSEQYSRDMLIAILQPIAHYVRTTGVTFIEPQDIPNVLIHADANRLEQVISNLITNALKHTKAGDSIIMNITLERGQLKITIADTGEGILPQDMPFVFDRYFKGKLNSNLRYEGSGLGLSICKHIIEAHQGSISFKSVQGQGTIFHCLIPLG is encoded by the coding sequence TTGAGTGATTGGATTAAAAAATGGTATAAAATCGGTATTGTTTGTCTTCTCATCATATTGGGGTGTGGGGCAGGGTTGCTCTGGGACAATTACAAAAGTGAGAGAGAAGTTGATTCTCATATTGTCATTAATCAGGTACGACTCAAAGTAAGTGATATGATGCTGTACCTAGAGCGATATAATCAAGAGATTGATGATGACCCCGAGATACAAGACACTCTACAGACCATGTCTGAAGAACACGAAGTAAGCTTATTATACGCGAAATTGGATGGTCGTATTATATTCAATTCCTCATCCAACAACACGATCCGACAGGTAGATCTTACAACGGCGCTTCATTATGATTTATATCATGCGAGGGTAGAAAAGGATACCTATAACATTGCGTTTCCTGTCGTTGATGAAGTTACCCACGTTCAAGTAGGAAATGCTATATTCGCCATACCTGCAAGAACTATCTTTATTGAGAGAACCCACGCTTTACCACTTTCCCTGTTTATTATAATGACTTCCATGTTACTCATCTTTTGTTGTCTGATCTTCCTTCTTAGGAAAAAAATCAAAAGAGATATCATTCATCCTATCCAGCATTTAAAAGATTACTCCGAAGCTATTCTGAGGGGGGATTATGGGCAAAAAGCCTCATACAAAACGATGGATGAGATGGGTGAGGTCTATACTGTGTTTGATCAAATGAGACTGGAAATTATGTATCTTAGCTTACGGAGAGATGAACAAGAGCAAGCACAAAAGGAACTAATCTCGAATATTTCCCACGAAATAAAGACACCGCTAACAACGTTAAAGGCTTACATAGAAGCCATACGTGAGGGGGTCTGTTCGGATATGCCAGCGGTAATGGAGTATGTTGAAGTCATGCATAATAATACAGAGAAAATGACAAGATTGACGGAGGATCTATTACTACATGCCTTAAAAGAATTAGGGCAGATCTCAGTAACACTCTCGGAACAGTATAGTAGGGACATGTTAATAGCGATTCTACAACCGATCGCTCACTACGTTCGTACAACAGGGGTTACTTTTATAGAACCACAAGACATTCCCAATGTACTGATTCATGCGGATGCTAATCGATTGGAACAGGTTATTTCTAATCTCATTACCAATGCGTTGAAACATACGAAGGCGGGTGATTCCATTATTATGAATATAACTCTTGAGCGGGGACAATTAAAAATAACGATAGCAGATACCGGGGAAGGAATACTTCCTCAGGATATGCCTTTTGTTTTTGATCGTTATTTTAAAGGGAAATTGAATTCCAATCTTAGATATGAGGGTTCTGGTCTAGGACTATCCATTTGTAAACATATTATTGAGGCGCATCAGGGATCTATTTCGTTCAAAAGTGTACAAGGCCAAGGAACAATATTTCATTGTTTGATCCCGTTAGGTTAG
- a CDS encoding AAA family ATPase, whose translation MRIERLQIHGFGHLRELDITLNSGTTIFMGPNEAGKSTIQQFVRSMFFGIPSRTYPTERYEPLTGGVHGGVLTVIDAEGMKWSISRFAASGEGGSGSGNRTEKLSIVRSDASGQVQKVTQQEMERELLGGLSREMFNQLFAISLSELQEIRSLQSDEMNSYLFHAGIGGGTEIIQAERKLNQEMEKLYKPKGRVQEISKLLQSMEQLGKEITESKSFLRRYNDNVSSCAETLENLSSQEQTRRVSTDRLLLLRKAQDIRPTWLNWKEAKQEECSLDVVTSFPEGGIRRWESLQVEADAISLRRSQCLRNQADLQAVLDDLITDTRLGEQGSLIERLYTRRDSYEGKKSDLLEVSAEATALDLRVIRIVRQIDSRWTKKELQNFSTSVGERDIVRRYVVGFANYDRRIESLALETQQIRQHMDAAEDDCRRAQIGYKDELDNGRQRFGMMVSHNPEEVMMLWNDLQSALERWRENRFSRYSVIGQVEMDRATKKKKKRITRGLLWGSVALTLVLPYLLWRMGFVIPAIVTGSTLLIIDVILYWNGVIKYSPQRSKAADSSKREDESQDLEVITKLMVSLISDPFSTTKSDGSISSIDAGELESSVRELRKLMDQWQLWQQKLDKLRTELHMFTSQVDGLARDLTRVRENMTKEEGIFEELELKWENWLQQRELDPHLSPEAVLDMFLLAEQGLESIEQLDKLQRKKIQLEQDCQEYEKECMSLTVDGLRPVDLSPTAWIELKKKEWDEYQEKMHQRSLLLARLESVEEEIKIVSDEWQRISVLRQELLTLSGADSGEGFLHRGAINKRREELLALIRQWEITMFSGSDDRRREAILDILSTHDETELELASTQSEKELNEIEAHFNELQQKHGRLLQEQDQLELLCLHDTAVQKLEEQKAELKQMTANYAVMSICSELITRTRRIYEEEKQPQVLKLASIYFARLTNGAYSRIVMKMGAKVLLAEHRERGLIESVKLSRGTAEQMYLAMRLALAGTMNSQISIPLLFDDILVNFDQERMISALTLLQEVSPTRQIIMMTCHPYVVQHIRDIMPTAHIISLSTSI comes from the coding sequence ATGAGAATTGAAAGACTTCAGATTCATGGATTTGGTCACTTGAGAGAATTAGATATTACGCTAAATTCAGGTACAACGATATTCATGGGTCCAAATGAAGCGGGGAAAAGTACGATTCAGCAATTTGTACGCTCAATGTTCTTTGGCATCCCTAGTCGGACCTATCCTACGGAAAGATATGAACCTTTGACGGGCGGAGTTCATGGTGGAGTACTTACTGTGATCGATGCTGAGGGCATGAAATGGAGTATCTCTAGGTTCGCAGCGTCTGGTGAAGGAGGAAGTGGGTCCGGCAACCGAACAGAGAAACTTTCAATCGTTAGAAGTGATGCTTCGGGGCAAGTTCAGAAGGTAACACAGCAAGAAATGGAACGTGAGCTTCTAGGTGGGTTGTCGCGAGAGATGTTCAATCAATTATTTGCCATATCTCTAAGTGAGCTTCAGGAAATACGTTCACTGCAATCCGATGAAATGAATAGTTATTTATTTCATGCAGGTATAGGTGGGGGAACAGAGATTATCCAGGCAGAGCGTAAGCTTAACCAAGAAATGGAGAAGCTTTACAAGCCGAAAGGTAGAGTACAAGAAATATCTAAATTATTGCAAAGTATGGAACAGTTAGGAAAGGAAATTACTGAAAGTAAATCATTTCTTCGAAGATATAATGATAATGTATCATCATGTGCTGAAACATTAGAGAACCTTTCTAGTCAGGAGCAGACTCGACGAGTGTCTACTGACCGTCTACTTTTGTTAAGAAAAGCACAGGATATTAGACCTACGTGGCTTAATTGGAAGGAAGCTAAGCAGGAAGAGTGTTCTTTAGACGTTGTTACGTCATTTCCTGAAGGTGGAATTCGGAGATGGGAATCTCTACAAGTTGAAGCTGATGCTATCTCGTTACGTAGATCACAATGCCTTAGGAATCAAGCAGATTTACAAGCGGTGTTGGATGATTTAATTACAGATACGAGGCTTGGAGAGCAGGGTTCTTTGATTGAACGATTGTACACTCGGAGGGATTCGTATGAGGGGAAGAAAAGTGATCTGCTTGAGGTTTCTGCCGAAGCAACAGCGCTAGATTTACGGGTTATTCGTATCGTTCGTCAAATCGATTCACGTTGGACAAAGAAAGAACTTCAGAATTTCTCAACATCGGTTGGAGAACGGGATATTGTTCGGCGGTATGTTGTAGGGTTCGCTAATTATGATCGTAGAATTGAAAGTTTGGCACTGGAGACGCAACAGATTCGTCAGCATATGGATGCTGCTGAAGATGATTGCCGTAGAGCTCAAATAGGTTATAAGGACGAATTGGATAATGGTCGACAACGCTTTGGAATGATGGTATCTCATAATCCAGAAGAAGTTATGATGTTGTGGAATGATCTACAGAGTGCATTAGAACGGTGGCGTGAGAATCGTTTTTCAAGGTATTCAGTTATTGGACAAGTCGAGATGGATAGGGCTACCAAGAAAAAGAAGAAGAGAATAACGCGTGGATTGTTATGGGGTAGTGTTGCCTTAACGCTTGTCCTTCCTTATCTATTATGGCGTATGGGATTCGTGATACCAGCAATTGTAACGGGTTCGACCTTGTTGATTATAGATGTTATTCTCTATTGGAATGGAGTCATAAAGTACTCTCCACAACGTAGTAAAGCTGCTGACTCTAGTAAACGGGAAGATGAAAGTCAAGATCTAGAAGTGATTACTAAGCTAATGGTTAGTCTTATTTCCGATCCCTTCTCAACAACTAAAAGTGATGGTTCAATAAGCTCTATAGATGCTGGAGAGTTAGAATCAAGTGTTCGTGAATTACGAAAACTGATGGATCAGTGGCAGTTATGGCAACAAAAGTTGGACAAATTGAGAACAGAATTACACATGTTTACAAGCCAGGTTGATGGTTTGGCTCGTGATTTAACCAGAGTCAGAGAGAACATGACGAAAGAAGAAGGGATATTTGAAGAACTGGAGCTAAAGTGGGAGAATTGGTTACAACAACGAGAACTGGATCCTCATCTATCGCCAGAAGCAGTACTAGATATGTTCTTATTGGCAGAGCAAGGGTTGGAAAGTATCGAACAATTGGATAAACTCCAACGAAAAAAGATTCAATTAGAACAAGATTGTCAAGAATATGAAAAAGAATGCATGAGTTTGACTGTGGATGGCTTAAGACCTGTAGACTTATCCCCTACTGCATGGATTGAGTTGAAGAAGAAGGAATGGGATGAGTATCAGGAAAAGATGCATCAGCGTAGTTTGCTACTTGCTAGATTAGAGTCAGTGGAAGAAGAGATAAAGATTGTTTCAGACGAATGGCAACGTATCTCAGTCCTGAGGCAGGAGCTACTCACACTGAGTGGAGCAGATAGTGGAGAAGGCTTCTTACATCGTGGGGCGATTAATAAACGAAGAGAGGAATTGCTAGCTCTTATTAGACAATGGGAGATCACGATGTTTAGTGGATCTGATGATCGTCGTAGAGAAGCCATACTGGATATATTATCAACTCATGATGAGACGGAATTAGAACTAGCAAGTACTCAGAGCGAGAAGGAATTGAACGAGATCGAGGCTCACTTTAATGAGTTGCAACAAAAGCACGGAAGGTTGCTACAAGAGCAAGATCAGCTAGAATTATTATGTCTTCATGATACAGCCGTGCAGAAGCTGGAAGAGCAAAAAGCAGAGTTAAAGCAAATGACAGCGAATTATGCTGTGATGTCTATCTGTTCAGAGCTGATCACTAGAACTCGACGTATTTATGAAGAAGAGAAACAGCCACAAGTATTGAAATTGGCTTCAATTTATTTCGCACGCTTAACGAATGGTGCTTATTCACGTATCGTTATGAAAATGGGAGCAAAGGTGCTGCTAGCTGAACATCGCGAACGTGGTCTAATTGAAAGTGTAAAGCTTAGTCGTGGAACGGCAGAACAAATGTACTTAGCCATGCGACTCGCGTTAGCAGGTACGATGAATTCGCAAATATCGATCCCACTTCTTTTTGACGATATTCTTGTTAACTTTGATCAGGAGAGAATGATATCTGCCTTAACTTTATTGCAGGAAGTATCCCCCACACGCCAGATTATTATGATGACTTGTCATCCCTATGTAGTTCAACATATTCGGGATATTATGCCAACAGCTCATATTATTTCTTTATCAACATCAATTTAA
- a CDS encoding xanthine phosphoribosyltransferase → MELLKKRIIEEGIVLSDKVLKLDGLLNHQVDPQLTMEMGREFAARFRESGVTRVVTVESSGIAVAFATAYELGVPLVFARRKKTLLADPDAYCERVPSFTKGIVTDIMLSREYMKSEDRVLFIDDIIANGDAAKGLIKIIARSGAELVGLGVVIEKAFQSGAQTIREQGIRIESLVKIGSLTDGKIKFVE, encoded by the coding sequence ATGGAATTATTAAAAAAGAGAATTATTGAAGAAGGTATCGTTTTATCTGATAAAGTGTTGAAGTTGGATGGATTATTGAATCATCAGGTAGATCCACAATTAACAATGGAAATGGGACGCGAATTTGCAGCAAGATTTCGTGAATCAGGTGTCACACGGGTAGTTACAGTTGAATCATCCGGTATTGCTGTTGCATTTGCCACTGCATACGAACTAGGGGTACCGCTTGTATTCGCTCGCCGCAAAAAAACACTACTAGCTGATCCAGATGCATACTGTGAACGTGTTCCTTCTTTTACAAAAGGGATTGTGACAGATATTATGTTATCTCGAGAGTATATGAAGAGTGAAGATCGAGTATTATTTATCGATGATATTATTGCTAATGGGGATGCCGCGAAAGGTCTGATTAAGATCATAGCACGGTCAGGAGCGGAGTTAGTAGGATTAGGCGTTGTGATTGAGAAGGCATTCCAATCAGGAGCACAAACGATTCGTGAGCAAGGCATCAGAATAGAATCACTTGTAAAGATTGGATCGTTAACGGATGGAAAGATTAAATTCGTAGAATAA